The sequence CTTCCTCCATAGAAAACATGAAATCCCAAATAAAAAAAGGcactttttttttcacaatttaAAATTACTTTTCTCACTCTTACAGAAAAATCCCATGCAGTTTGGTCACTCCTCAGTTCAGTAAAAGAAACCATATATAATTTAAGTTTTgtgctaataaaaaaaattgaaatcaaATAACAGAGACAAGTACAATcaagacaaagaagaagaaaaaaaaacccaatTATCAGTCCAAAGAGCACAAAATTACGCATTTACACACAAGAAAAtatcagagagagagagagagaccacGTCGTACGTACCTTGCAAAGTGTGGAATCCATGAATGTTCGAATCCACGAGCTGTCCTCCTTCCATTGTGGAAAAATCGTCCTTAATTCTATCTCAAAACTTCAACCCAATATTATACACCTTAAACCCATCTAAACCCTTCAATCTTGAAAAAGAGTAATACAGAATCAAACTCAAAATCGACTGATTAGATggataaaacaataataattgaTGAAAACTTACTTGATAAGAAAGAAAGGAAGGAAGAAACGAAAGTGTATAGTCTGAAATGGAGGAGGAGAgaaaattgagaagaaaaagggTTAATGAAAGTGATCAGTTTTCTCTTTCACTGCAACTAAAAATGGTCACACagacatatacatacatacattgcATATCATAAAAGAGAAGACGACTTTTAAGCGctgtactttttatttattattatttatttatttatttatttacttaaataatattatttatttgtttgttttaaaaaaatatatgtatttattcttttgttgttactaaaaaaaataaaaaaaaaaagtgaaaaatagcaataattcatttattaaatAGTGTTACTGTACATTGTACATGTGTTAGTGTTACACTGGTGAAAGGATCAGCTGATGACTGCTCATTCTGTCCTTTatactattttttgttttgaatgTGACATATTAGTTCCCacttattttacttttataaatATGGCTAATTGAGATTTATGTCCTCTtaattttaacatgtactaaatcatgttccctgaacttttaaggtcgttaaaaattgagattattggatttaaggacttttttctaattttaataaaaaagtctaatatggatgaaagttcaaaggcattatttagtatatgtcaaagttgagaggcatgatttggtagatatcaaagtttagggagcatggtttagtacataaataatcactgaaatagtaaaattgaatgaaattagacaaaagtccttaaatctaacaatctcaatagttcaggggcatttttaatgaccttaaaagttcaggggacataatttggtacatgtcaaagttcagggggcaaaaatcttaattagcctataaatattatagaatattactaactaattataCGATAACACTTCATCGTAGTGCTAGGCACTATGAGTGCCTCATAGCaatactcatttttttttatttaaggataTGTTTGGCAGATAGGATTGGACTGAACTAGACTCAATAATTTTAGTAGTTCAGTGTTTAGCCATGTTGGAGAACTGGATCACTAATGcagttaattttatttatgtaagaTTATTTATCTCATCAAGAACCTTGGAAGTATTAAAACGAGATCCTGAGAGCTTGGGAATATGACACCCAACGCTGAGGTTGACAAATGGCCTGGTGCGTTGGGTTCTGTTTATCTGATTTTGATTTCGTTTCGATCGTCAATCTAGTATTTCACAATAACTAATATCCATGAAGTCAGAGAAGTCAAATTCACAACTTCACATTTCTCATTTCCAACATGAAAAACTCTAAGAAATGAAGAGTTTTGAGTCTCTTATTTTTGCAGAACAACAACATCTCCGAGAACTGGTGACCAACATCACCAGGATACAAAAATAGACTGagtgatgtcaaaatatcaGCTAGGCATCTTAAATTACATCCCTTGGACGTTATGTCAACCTGGCTGCTGGATATCAACCTGGACGTTGGGTCATGAACTGACTTCAGTAAAATAATCATAACTCACTATATTGATCTGATTGACGCGATTCAACTTGTGTTTCGAAGATAATTCAATTATCTATCAAGTCATGTATCACACTCAAATCGTAATTCTGAAGCTATCATCGTCAAATTTTACTCCAAGAGAGTTACGAAAATAAGCTCTAAGTTACCCTCAGCATGACTCGTCGGGCTCCAAAAAATGGCTATCACCACCAAGAGATAATTTTCACCGTTAGATTATTAGCTTaggttgaaaaaatatatttttctcttattttttgtgggtctccttcacctataaaaggagagctcccTTAGCTCATTTTTCAAGTTCAAAAACTACCCACAAGGTCAGAACTTCTCTCtctagtttctttctctatAAATTGGAGCTTTTGATATTTAGTCTTTTTCTATAATACCATCTCATGAAAAATAACTCAAAGTAGTTGTAGCTTCATTACTGTCGCGATATAgagagtgaactactataaatttgtTGTGTCTctcttataattattttacaacTTTTTTATTCTCATCAATTTAGCGAGCGGGTGTGGCTTAGAAGTTCAGTCCTAATTTTTGAGTCAACAAAACCTTTTATTTAAGACAACTCTATTATAACCTTTTGTTTTGTCTTTGATAACTCTaaaaattagagttattttatcagaattttatttttatattgatcCATCTCCCACTAAGATGGATTGGCTGTTACTTTCTACTCCACGCTAATGGTTTCTCAAGCCAGCTCCACTTTGTGGTCTATGATCATTTATTTTGCGAAATTATTTGCTTCGGCCATCGCAAAaactgaaaaaagaaaaaaaaggcgAAACCAAGTCGTTAATACCATACACTAACAAATATAGTCCTTTTGATAAGAAAAAACAAATATAGTCCCTATAACTATTTGGAGAGGTTCCTGCTAGACCCAACATCCGGAAGCAAGTTCTCCAAGGAACATTACTCCAGGATAATAAGATCAGGAACACAAGAATACAAAGCAAAAGATCACAAAATGGTCTGTCTAACACCAAAAGAGACCTAGACAAAAGAAAATGCAGTGTTTATAAAGCATATATACCACCAATACAGAGCAAACTACTGAGCAAATTTGCCTTAATTAACTTAAAAGCTTCACAAGCAAAACACATATCCTAAGAACTGCCCTACACAACAAAGTTTGCAATAAAAACCCACTCAAACCCTAAACATCATGGCTATACATCTACAATCTCCTCTTTAGACGCAGCGACTTcgacataaatttaaatataagttTGAAGTAAGAAACACTTACTTATGAAAACTATAGTCAGGGGGATTTGATCGAGACGTAAGAGCCTTGCTTGAAAATCTTGAGCACGTCCTAGTAGTTCGTCGACATTTGCTTGAAAACCCAGCGACTTCGATGGCTTTGAAGGGTCTATGGTGAGGGATAGGGGTGGTGTGTCTAGCTATAGTCTTGATCGAATGTGAAGCAGAATGTGAAGAATTTCTTTTATGATATTGGACATTCATTAGTAAATATTTGAGGATTTCTTCTCTCTTGGGAAATTTTTTCCCTTTGGAAATTTTGAACTTAGAAATTTAAAATGACGAAAGTGGTAACTAGTCAATCCTCACTCTATATATACAAAGTGGTGATCCATGTACTTTTAATCTGACAACCCATATTAAAATTTGGAAAACATAAAAGAGATCTAACAGTTTGAGAATAGGGAAGGGTAGCAGTTAATGATGTATGCGGGATCGAGGTCGTCTTATGATGACATTCACCTCGAAAATCCTGCTGACATGAGTTAGCCGTCATTTCACATCCTCAGGCTTCACACGCTTTTTCAAGGCATGTAGTGTGCACGGACCAAAAGATTCATGACACATGTACTCCATTTCCATTAGACAAAAAGATTGCAAGCCTCCACCATTTACTACTATAGAATCCTAAGAGGTTGTACCTATTCATGGGTCCGTATCCAATAGTGAATCTGGGAGTAGGCTACAAGCCTCCATGACTCTCGAGCCCTgaaggcttgggggtaaatgttatccATATTTTTAGATAGATGGCGTGTGCATTTTCTAATGTCCAAAGTTAATATTAGCAGGCCCAATCAAGTTAGCAAGTAAACCCAGTTACGGAGTCAAGCTACGACTTTGAATTCGGATGTAAGGTCAGCCTACAGACGTGACGAGGCCAGGCCACTATGATTCGAGAAATAATGTTTGGCCCAAAAGGCAAATGATCCATCAAGATCAATATTGATGCAGTAGTAATTCAGATACGGGTAATTGAAGAGACATCCATAAGCTTTCGAATATCATCTTATGTAACGTCCTCCAGACATGGGGTCCCACCATGTCAGGGATTTGTCCCCTACGTCAAGCCCAAAGAGTGCGCACACCACCAAAATGCAACAATCCTTTTGTCCAGTGACATATTATCTGACATTCTCATCACTAGTACAACAACTTGCGACACGTGGCATCATATATAATCGGTCCTCACTCGTATGGATGACCGTTATTTCATGAATTGGGTGTCACCCAATCAATCTGAAgtcaatatatattgtattttaccCTATTTGTGGGCCTAGTTGACAACTTCAAACCCTACCGGGTTCGAGTTCATCAATACTCGGTTCTACCCGATATATATAACAGTATCCCCTCATGCAAGGGGATCAGCTGCAAATCAATTCTGAGAAAAATGCTAAGAATTAGGGTTCATCTGCTaggacaaaaatatttttgtaaagataCTTTGAAGCTTTTTTAGCTCAATAATATTAGCTCGTGGAGCAAGATTCATTACCGTctaaacactactacaaaaagtatAATTCACGTCGGTTTTTAAGTGTCACTTAAAGAATTTACGTCGGTTTATAAAACCGACGTATATACCGTAGTCGCAAATAGTTTTTATTAGCGTCATTTTCAAAACGACGCAAAAAAAAATTTTCGACATTTATAAACCGACGCTAAATActtacttttctattttattttatgtgtcGATTAAAAAATGACGCTAAATCTTTCATGGCATTTTAAAACTGtcacaaaaaacttattatGTCGGTTCAAAAATGTCATATCAATTgccaaaatactttttttttaacatattgCGTCATttataaaatgaagcacaaGTGTAGGTAAagaaaaattgtaaattttcatGCAATTTTTCCCACCTAcattatcaaattttagaatcattctatataatagtaaatacataatacaaaaaaaaattataataacatttttaaaacttatataaaattagTAATCAACTCTTTTAACTAATCACATAATACCAAAATTGTGTTAGTATACAAAATATTCCTTTTGTCATTTTCTTGTTAAGTACACTGAGTTGAGTCTCCACTCTGAAATTTCAGCTACAAACAGTAGGAAACCCCAAGATCACCAAGCATATGTAGCTTGAATCCAAGAGCGTGTCAAACACAGTGTAGGATGCAGTGTCAAAGTTGAAGAGCCATTAACTTGTATCGGCTGGGAACAGCTAGAGATTTCAAGAATAGCTCCAGTCATTATTAATGGCCATTTCCAGTGATTTCCTTCGAATTCTCCTCTTTTCTTTGTAGACAGTCCAACTTCAGTCGATCTATCTCTTCTCTTCAcatatacaaaacataacacaGAGAAAAAAATGAATGGCATACCTGTGGATTCAATGAATGCTATCTCTTGTTTGAATAAATACTTAACGATAATCATAAGCTTATTATCTTAATAAACAATGAATGGCATACCTGGGGATTCAAAACATCCATCCGATTGATAATTTCATCCcagcacaaaaaaaaaaaaaacaagtagaCAGTAAACATTAGTCATcacattaattaatatatatataatacattgaACAGCTTATAGCGTcgtaatatttttcttaaagcTGGATAAATTATACAAATGCATTCAAATCAAAtctcattaattaaaaaaaaaacttatttttgtattattattatttaggaaTTTACTCATTGATAATCTCTAGCTATATAAAGCAATGCACCAAATTACGAATATGCAAGCTCTAAACAACTATATGTAGGTGGTACTAGCTAGAATTCTAATAATAAAGTCTCACCACATTACATGAGAGCCCTTTTCATAAATATAATGAAGAGCACCAGTGGTTCTTTGTTTTTAATAGCCTATATTTTCTTAGTCTTCCTCTATAGGCAGGAGTGAAGTAAGTACTAAGTACTAATGAATTCTAagcaaatataaatatatctaaGAATTGATCATGTATTTCATAATAAGAATATAATCTTTTAATAGTTTGTTGTGTTCATGTGTGTATAGGTTCACATAGTTTACATGGGTGAAAAATAACACCATGATCCTGAGCACGTAACCAATATGCACCATGAACGTATATGTATTTCATCaagaatttaattaaaagaagGAAACTACTACAACATCaacaaacaataataataataatatcagaaaattaaaaaagagtAATGGAATGGATTACTAAATACTAGTTTTGATTGTGTTCCAGAAAAAGAgtaatgagaaaaaaaaaataggaagaaTAAAGTAATTATCGGCTAATGGCTATGGTatcaatttttctaacttaaaaTTTGCAATTATTGAAATACGTTTCTCCACTTAAAATTCTATTAGTCTTGAAAAAGCAAAACTTAAGGTGAatacaaaaagcaaaagaacaaaagttgaaagaaagaaaagaaccgaatagttgaaataaaataatgaggAAGCCTAATTATGTGTGTAATTAGTAGGCTTTTAGTATTTCTTCGATGTGGTCTACTCTATATCTTAAGATCAGCTAAGTGAAAAACTACTACGTGAAAAAAATATGTAGTTATAGATTCAGATTAATGCAGTAGCTATATAGCTAGCTTATATTATTTATGCATCAAATATAAACAAGTGAAAATCTATCAAATAGGCCAACAATGTATTAACTAATATGGGACCAATTGTCCCCAAAAAATATGCAAATATATGGTAATTACAAGTGAAAAACTACCAAATAGGACAGCAATGTATAAACTATTCAAATTTCAAACACTAGTATAATTTTGTTTACCTTAAATCTTAGTAATATCAAAAGACGAAACCTGAGAAATGTAGTATATTAGACTAAGAAATAATGAATTCAAACCTTATTTTCACTTGACAATTCGACGAATCTTTTACGCTCTGAGCAAGCTCCAACTGTTCATTCACATCAAACACACAACGATACAAGAACTACAATCAGATCAAAGGGATGAGAACAATACTTGCAATGATAAATAAATCTTATGCAAAAGCAGTTTACCTCAAACATTGAATGCGCACCAAAACAAAtgactaaattaaaaattaagcaCATATCAAGAGAAATGCATGCATGGCTTATACAAAATCAGAGGTAGCATATCACAGTAGAATGAAACGTATATAATAACCAACTCAAAATTTATATTCGATATATATGGCTAATTGAGTAATTTTTCAACAATAATTAAAATCTCTGGTTTTACAAGAAATTGAAAAGCGACATAATGGGGGACCAACCTaaaatcaaaagaaagaaaaaaaaaatgaaataatgatCTTTTGTGAAGGACCAGCACTCATGATCTACCAAATAATGATCCTCAATCAACATGAATATCAATAAGAAAAAGGGACCAAGGCtattaaaaaattcttcaatACTTTATCAAATCGAAATTTCAAAATAGCGGGAGAATAAATAGAGTAATGAGTAAACATTGAATTCCATAGAGTACTAAACTGAATCTATGGTCCGCCTGTGCCATCGACGGCAAGAAATGGGCGTCAGAGATGGGTTGGAGATGGCAGAGAAGGAGAGAGGAGAGCTTCAGGGTTTGGGAATGTTCTATAAATCTCTAAAATACTTTTTCTGCCCTATGGTTTTGGGAACTCTACAACTTAAAACATTTAACTGCAACAACAAACCCTTTTTAACTGAATTCATAAATAAGGCCCTAATAGTTTCTCAAGTCATAATGGAACATCAGCAAATAgatttaaatttaaggtgatgGTCGAATTCAAATAGCTCACCACTATATACTACCTCTGTAGTTCCAAAACTAATATTTCCAGGATGTTTCATCTCAATGTTCTTATTATTGTCTGCaagttagaaaataaattaatgctATTATCAACACAAGCCAAACTACATAGGAAAAGTACGAATAAACAAGCGTAATATAACCTGAATCATTAAATAGACCTAAATTTAATTTCTCTAACTAGTATTTTCTTGATTATACAATGAGCTCATCTTATGTAAACATACAAACAACACAAACTTGAGAGAATATCTAATCGATATTACTCTGAGATTGAAGTACCCTTTCAAAACTCATGAATGTAATAGAGCCATCCATAAAAAAAGAGCTACTGTCAGACATAATCAAATCATCCAAAATTCTAACTTGTGCACTCCACTAAGAGTGCCTTCACCAATGAAGCAAATGAAATTCCTACTTCTAAGGTttcgaaaaggaaaaaaaatctcataaatGAACCCAAACAAATTATAGAAGTAACTAAGAGGAAGGAACCTTAATACCTGTGACATGGTCCTCTGTGAAGGCTACTCCGGCGGCGGCGGCAGACCAAGAAGCAAGGGACACAAAATGCGAGTTGGTTCGAGAGACGGGAGTATGCGTTTAGGGTATATCGACAAAAATAGCGAGAGAAAAATGTGAGGGAGGGAGAATCACGAGTGAGAGGAAACCAACTTTTAGGGATTACACTTTTTGAAGTGGATGAGATGGGGTGTAGTTGAATCCACTCGAGCCCTTTGGTTCTCTTCGACTGGGCGCAGTATCAAAGAGGACAGAGGAGCCGCCTGTTTCGCCAGAGCAAATTTGAAGAGAGTTAGGTTGTGAACAGTAGGCATCTGATTAGGTTTTAAGGATTTTACATTTTATTACGTCGGTTGCTGTCTCTTCTATTTCATTTTGTGTCGTTTTTAAAACCTCGCTAACACAATAGTCGAGTGTTAATAACAGACGTAAAATGAAaagcaattttaaaatttgttccTTTATTCTCGTCAGTTAATTTTTTACCGTCATTTTTTAAAAGACGCAAATAACATATTATTAGTGTCATTTTTAAAAAGACGGGTCAGTTATTTGggtactattcacgtcggtcaacgctaTGAACAGTAGCGTTGACCGACGTAAATAGTgtaatttgtagtagtgaaacCATGTAAAGTCttaattttcttattctttaaaatatttctttcttaagtttaattattttataatcagtttttgaaaattttagtaaaaagtaattaaatatgtatagcTTTAAATTACAATTTATCCCACaagtattattaaatatataatgttaaGTTGGTATTTTAATAAAACAC is a genomic window of Cannabis sativa cultivar Pink pepper isolate KNU-18-1 chromosome 9, ASM2916894v1, whole genome shotgun sequence containing:
- the LOC133031111 gene encoding uncharacterized protein LOC133031111 isoform X3, with the protein product MKHPGNISFGTTEVVYSVGACSERKRFVELSSENKRRDRSTEVGLSTKKRGEFEGNHWKWPLIMTGAILEISSCSQPIQVNGSSTLTLHPTLCLTRSWIQATYAW
- the LOC133031111 gene encoding uncharacterized protein LOC133031111 isoform X4, which translates into the protein MSQLELAQSVKDSSNCQVKIRDEIINRMDVLNPQRRDRSTEVGLSTKKRGEFEGNHWKWPLIMTGAILEISSCSQPIQVNGSSTLTLHPTLCLTRSWIQATYAW
- the LOC133031111 gene encoding uncharacterized protein LOC133031111 isoform X1 — translated: MKHPGNISFGTTEVVYSVGACSERKRFVELSSENKDEIINRMDVLNPQRRDRSTEVGLSTKKRGEFEGNHWKWPLIMTGAILEISSCSQPIQVNGSSTLTLHPTLCLTRSWIQATYAW
- the LOC133031111 gene encoding uncharacterized protein LOC133031111 isoform X2 encodes the protein MKHPGNISFGTTELELAQSVKDSSNCQVKIRDEIINRMDVLNPQRRDRSTEVGLSTKKRGEFEGNHWKWPLIMTGAILEISSCSQPIQVNGSSTLTLHPTLCLTRSWIQATYAW